A genomic segment from Diospyros lotus cultivar Yz01 chromosome 5, ASM1463336v1, whole genome shotgun sequence encodes:
- the LOC127802114 gene encoding two-component response regulator ARR18-like: MTLYPPLSAWWERQKVRAWSLHSKPVSLCKLKKSGIIVVHEDPMYSKLMTDMHQYCNHYEVLKFGSLIEALTAIKEKKDSLNLIITNVHQSNTEGIEILQYIEKQLNIPVISMPPSESTRLASVELSRATQLYLVKSLSVSNFKVLWQRAHEKAAGKATSDPSVSLVQAGAIEARVEDTSSFFKASRAHQNQNRIEAGDKHDKSEESSRDDFPRERKPRIVWTDLLHNKFLEAVDILWPDMAFLNKVLEVMNVPGLTKENVASHLQKYRACMKRAQQMQWAASCYGISLPTRLTEPSFPPSLSSIINDLQNPRFKPFQPLFSNNNSMASLDYSRSFLRAASTTSSIFSNLGNKEWLTGSSTLNQNLLKLGTAPIISPTAPTQVDQGHAPDNTILPGLGQLNLGHAPFSIILPGNTEISSTSLGQGEIRHALFNTFLPSNAEISSTGLEQVCLGHAPDSTILPGNLKSGGSFSNGNQVPSSSTSGTDDLFAKGGNLVVKGSQKVLLSGNDENIIDTANLPAEGRKFIELGEKDFSGNADSIIENANLPVEGGKSSEKVFPDNAKSRKEKVFPGNGQSSKEATNLADNAAKPATSFPRNNSLLCHKFLGMMTKCSFFWIHWRLCQEVHLSLTISMIPFSMMTQIDLFLLHFQWAKHNCR; the protein is encoded by the exons ATGACACTTTATCCACCTCTTTCTGCATGGTGGGAACGCCAGAAGGTCAGGGCCT GGTCACTTCATTCCAAACCAGTCAGTCTATGCAAACTGAAGAAATCTGGCATAATTGTAGTCCATGAAGATCCAATGTATTCTAAACTCATGACCGATATGCATCAGTACTGCAATCATTATGAAG TCTTGAAGTTTGGAAGCTTGATCGAAGCTTTAACAGCCATTAAGGAGAAAAAGGACAGCCTAAACCTCATCATAACAAATGTCCACCAGTCAAATACAGAAGGGATTGAGATCCTCCAGTACATTGAAAAGCAACTTAATATTCCTGTCATCT CAATGCCTCCCAGTGAGAGCACAAGACTTGCATCTGTAGAACTCTCTCGTGCAACTCAATTGTATCTTGTGAAGTCATTGAGCGTGAGCAACTTTAAAGTCCTATGGCAACGTGCTCATGAAAAGGCGGCAGGCAAAGCAACCAGTGACCCAAGTGTATCACTTGTCCAAGCGGGTGCAATTGAAGCAAGGGTAGAGGATACATCATCATTTTTCAAAGCATCAAGGgctcatcaaaatcaaaacagaaTAGAAGCTGGAGACAAACATGATAAGAGTGAGGAAAGTAGCAGAGATGATTTCCCAAGGGAGAGGAAACCAAGGATTGTTTGGACTGATTTGTTGCACAATAAATTCTTGGAAGCCGTTGACATCTTGTGGCCCGACA TGGCTTTCTTAAACAAAGTACTTGAAGTTATGAATGTCCCAGGACTCACAAAAGAAAATGTTGCCAGTCATTTGCAG AAATACAGGGCATGCATGAAGAGAGCTCAACAGATGCAGTGGGCTGCTTCCTGTTATGGCATTAGCCTGCCAACTCGGCTCACAGAACCATCCTTCCCCCCAAGCCTTTCTTCAATAATAAATGATCTGCAAAATCCCAGGTTCAAGCCATTCCAACCATTGTTTAGCAATAATAACTCCATGGCTTCCTTGGACTACTCTCGTTCATTCCTCCGTGCAGCCTCAACAACCAGCAGCATATTCTCAAACTTGGGAAACAAAGAATGGCTTACAGGGAGTAGCACTCTCAACCAAAATCTCTTGAAGCTTGGAACTGCACCAATCATTTCTCCTACAGCTCCCACGCAAGTTGACCAAGGGCATGCCCCTGATAACACCATCCTTCCAG GTCTGGGGCAACTCAATCTAGGGCATGCCCCTTTTAGCATCATCCTTCCCGGCAATACGGAGATTTCTTCTACAAGCCTAGGGCAAGGTGAAATAAGGCATGCCCTTTTTAACACCTTTCTTCCTAGCAATGCAGAAATTTCTTCTACAGGTCTAGAGCAAGTCTGCTTAGGGCATGCCCCTGATAGCACCATTCTTCCTGGCAATCTCAAATCTGGAGGATCATTCAGCAATGGCAATCAGGTTCCAAGTTCCAGCACCAGTGGCAC AGACGACCTCTTTGCAAAAGGTGGGAACTTGGTGGTCAAGGGCAGCCAGAAGGTTCTTCTTTCAGGTAATGACGAGAACATCATAGACACAGCTAATCTCCCTGCAGAAGGCAGGAAGTTCATTGAGCTTGGGGAGAAAGATTTTTCAGGTAATGCTGATAGCATCATAGAGAATGCTAATCTCCCTGTAGAAGGTGGCAAGTCCAGTGAGAAGGTTTTTCCAGACAATGCCAAGAGCAGGAAAGAGAAGGTTTTTCCAGGCAATGGCCAGAGCAGCAAAGAGGCAACTAATCTTGCTGACAATGCGGCCAAACCAGCAACATCATTCCCCCGCAACAACAGCCTTCTCTGCCACAAATTCTTAGGTATGATGACGAAATGCAGCTTTTTCTGGATACATTGGCGGCTGTGCCAGGAAGTCCATCTGTCTTTGACAATCTCAATGATTCCATTTTCAATGATGACTCAGATTGATCTCTTCCTTCTCCATTTCCAATGGGCAAAGCACAACTGCCGTTAG